ACCCTCCTTAGCGCCGCAAGACATCGAGCAATGAATTGTACATTGTCCGCGCCTGCTGGAATGAGTTGAGATTGGCTTCATAGGACCGGCTGGCTTCCCGCAGATCGGCCATTTCCGTCACCAGAGAGACATTGGACAGGGTCACATAGCCCTGCTGGTCGGCCATAGGATGCTCCGGATTGAACTCTGTCGCGCCTGGCGTCTGATCGAGCACGGTGCGCAGTGCGGCGAAGGACACCTGACTGCCGGAGGGGGGCTCGCTGACCAGGATCTTGCGCCGGTAGCCGGGTGTGTCCGCATTCGAGACATTCTCCGCGCCGACGGTGATCCGCTGCGATTGTGTGCGCATTCCAGCGACGGCTTGCTGCATGGAAAAATCAAATGGATTCATATCCTAAGCCCCTATGTCCGTCGTCCGAGCGCGAGTTTCATCAAGTCCATGGACTTGGTGTATACATTCAGCGCCATCGTGTGTTTTCCGACCGCTTCGGCCGACTTGAACACTTCCTCTTCAATGCTCACCGTGTTGCCATTCGGGGCCGCCGGACCAGCTGTCAGGCGCTGCTCGAACCCTTGCGAGAAATCGACCCCATCTGGCTGATGGCTGGTGCGCGCCATGAACTCGGCAAAGGATTCCACCTCGACGGCCTTGTAGCCCGGCTCGTTCGCCCGCGCGAGATTTCCGGCACTGGTCTTCTGAGCCTCGGCCGCGTGCCGTGCCATCGCCCCATAGATCTGGAAGAGCGACATGTCAGACAGCATTGAGAAATCCCCATAAGTTAACGATTCCGCAAAATTTGCGACTATAAGTTGAAGAAAGGATTAACAGATACCCTGGGTTTAATTAACTTTTGACCGTACACGGCCAACTTGCCTCCCCCGGACGTTTATGGGGTTCGGTGACCGAGATTCTCCCCGGAATGATTTCGCTTGCCGGGATCAGCCACGCGTCCGGGATTGGCGACAGTGTCATCATTGAAAAACCCGGCCAGAATCTGATCGGTGAAATCATGACGGTCACGGGCGACGGGGCGAAAGTGCTGATGTACAGTTCGACCGACGCCTTGCGGATCGGTGACCGAGCTTTCGTCTCGCACCAGGATCATGTCGACATTGGCGACCATTGGCTGGGGGCGTTGATTGATTATCGCGGCCAGGTCCTGATGCGGCGCGTCCCGGAAGTGGCCAGGTCTGTCGCGGTGACGGTTCCACTACAACGAGATCCTGTCTCGCCAGCGGAGCGCAAGCCCCTCGGCACCCGAATGATGACCGGTCTGAATGTCACCGATACATTGCTCCCGATTTGCCGCGGACAGCGGATAGGCCTGTTTGCCGGGTCAGGGGTCGGCAAGTCGACCCTGCTCGGGCGCCTGGCCGGCGGGATGAACGCTGACCGGGTGGTCATTGCTTTGATTGGCGAGCGCAGCCGCGAAGTGCAGGAATTCATCGACAGCGTCCTGCCCCCGGAAATCCTGCCCAAGACCACCGTCATCGCTGCCACGGCCAGCGAGCCACCCGGTGCCAAGAAGCGCGCTGCCTACTGCGCCATGGCGGCGGCTGAGTATTATCGCGACCAGGGCCACTCCGTACTGCTCCTGTTTGATTCGCTGACCCGCTTTGCTGAGGCCCACCGCGAAACAGCCCTCATGGCAGGTGAGACTCCAGCATTGAATGCCTTCCCGCCATCGACCGTCCGCGTGGTCTCGGAGCTCGCTGAACGCACCGGCCCAGGGGCTAAAGGCAGCGGCGACATCACTGCCATCTTCTCGGTTCTGGTCGCTGGTTCGGACTTCGAAGAACCGGTCGCCGACATGGTTCGCGGGATCCTCGATGGTCACATCGTTCTATCGCGCAAGATTGCCGAACGCGGGCATTATCCCGCCATTGACGTCTTGCGCAGCGTCTCGCGCAGCCTGCCCAAAGCGGCGACCGATGAGCAAAACCAGATGCTGAGCATCTTCCGGCGTCTGATGACCACTTATGAAGAAATTGCCCCCATGGTGCGGGCAGGCTTGTTTGAGTTCGGCACCGATCCGCAGGCCGATCTCGCCCACGCCCTGCACCAAAGTCTGGATCAGTTCCTGACCGAGCCAAGCAATGGGATCGAGATGTCGTTTGAATATCTCAAGGGCTTGCTGACGCCGGCATTGGAGGGGCCCCCTCCACCCCATCAACCGACCGATCTAAAACCGGCTTAGAAACAGGTTCTGACTGGCGATTGAGCCAAACCCGACTGCATTTCCGAGCAAGACAAGGGCCGTTTGCGCCGGACCGGTCGCCGCTGCATTCCGGTTCAAGCCGTCCAGTGCCATATAACGCGAAACCATGCGATCAACGACGTCAGGGTCTTTCAGATCCTGAACCGAGGACAAGCCGAACTGGCTCTTCAGTTTCTCATCGAGAATGCGGGCCTGTTGATCGAGATCCAGCTGCTGCATCTCAGTCGGGAGTCCGAGCGCGCTTTCCAGTACGGTACGCACCGGCACGCTGCCGAGCAGGCGATAGAGCACGGTCTGATCCGTCGACCCGTCCGTGACCAGCTGAGAGATCTCATCCTGATAGTTCAGGCTGAGCCGCATCGCATTATCCTGTTCACCAACCGCAAGCTCGAACGACTCCGCAGCGAAGCGCGCTGTGAGGTCCTGCAGGTTTGGCAGGGTCAGCAGGATCTTGCCGTCAACCGGCCGCAGGGCTTCCGCGAACCGCGAATATTGCGGATTATTGAGTCGCGCCAGAAAGGTACTGGCCGGGTCCTGCACTTCGTCCAGAACCGTGCGGACATAGCCGGTCTTCCACTCTTCGCCAGCCAGCCCATAGGCCGTCATCGAAATCCGGCGCAAACGCGGGTCACTCAGGAAGTCCTCGACCGCCATGGGTTCGGCGAACTTCTCGGTGAAATAGTCGATATCGTTCTTGATTTGCGGCGAGTTGGAATAGGTCTGCAATTGCGACTCATAGGTCGATTGCAGGAAGTTCCAGCCTCCAAAACCTGATAAGGGGATGACCGGCTGGAAGACCATTTTCAGGCCGCCAAAGCGCCTGAGTTTTCCTGTCCAAGCAGTTGAGCCTCAAGCTCGATCACCTGCTTGAGATAGCAAAGCGCAGAATAGTAATTCCCGCGGCGCAGCATTTCGCAAAGCGTCGGGATCAGGTCCGGCTTGATGTGCGCGAACGCCCCCTTGAGGTCATCACAAGCACGGAACAGGGCCGACAAGGTGTCTTCTTCTTCCAGGTCCTTGGTGATCAGGAGCTGGATCGCATAATAGACCTGCTTGACCGGCGTATCGACCTCTTCGGGTTTTAGCGCGTCGCGGCAGCGCAGCACCATAACGTCAGGTCCCGGCACGCGGATGCGTCCCGGGCGATCGCCGTTTTCCAGCATGGTCCCATTGATAATAAAGCGCTCACCCGGAGCGAGTTTCAGCATTAAACCGGACATTCCTAGTCCCCTCTTTAAGTCTACTCTCGTTTTTCAAACCTAACCCTTGAGACCACCCATAATGGACTCATTGATTTCGATCAGATCAGCAATATCGCCTTCGCCGCTCAGGATTTTCATGCTGGCGCGTCGGACGAAAATGGAAAGTTCAAGCAGCGACTTACGCGTGGCTTCATTCAACTGATTTTCAGGATGAAGCAGGTCTGTGGCGAGGAGGGTCCACAGTTCGAGATTACGATTTACAGCGTCTGCCCAGGTTGAAGGATCGGTCTTCTCCAGATCTTTCGCAGCGATCAGTCCATCGGTGATTTGTTGAAACAAAGCATGTTCGAGAGACTTGTTATCAGCGGTTCGGTTACGAACTTCGCCATACGCTTTGTGAGCCAGTGCCTGCAATCAATCCTCCCAGGATCTTATAAAAGAGCCTGGAGCGCTCGAATAAGCGCTCCAGGCGGTTGGTATTATCGGAACAGTGACAGCAGAGACTGTGGCGCCTGGTTCGCGATAGACAGAGCCTGAGTACCAAGCTGCTGCTGAACCTGAAGGGCCTGCAGTTTCGCCGAAGCTGCTTCCATGTCTGTGTCGGTCAGACCACCGATTCCAGTCGTCAGAGAGTCGACCATGGTCTGAACAAACTCGCTTTGAGTTTCGATCCGCTTCTGAGCCGAACCGAAGCCAGCAGCGGCGTCGATAGACTGGCCGAGCAGGGTTTCGATAGACGTCAGAGCAGCGGTTGCACCTGTGTCCGTCGTGACGTCGATGGTTGCGAGGTCACCCAGGCCACCAGCAGAAACGCCAGCTGTACCGCCAGTAGACGAGAAGCTGGTAATGTCGACCGTGTCACCAGAATTGTTGGTGATCGAGATCGCATTATCCGTACGAGAAACAACATAGTCGGTCTGACCAGTCGCTGCCAGGAAGTTCGAAAGCTGAGTTTCGAGGTTGGCTGCGACGGAGTTGGCGCTGTCGCTAGCACCAGCAACATACTCGAATGTACGAACGCCGATATTGTTGTTGGTACCTGTGTCGTCCAGCTCGATGCGGTAACCGTTACCGTCTGCGACAGACGCGATGGTGATCGTCTGAGTCGCAGCGTCAGCAACCGTGTCAGCCGTACCAGCATTGGTGCCGCCATTGTCGATCAGAGACAGGTCGGTCACAGCCGTACCGCCATAAGTGGCAGCCGTGCTGGAGTTGGAGATAGACAGGTCAGCGCGAGCTACGTTGATGTAAGACGCGTTGACAGTACCGGCAGAGGTACGGTCCAGAGACGCCAGAACGCTTACATCGTCAGTAGATGCACCGTCGATCAGGTTGAGGCCGTTAAACTGAGCGGCGCCAACGATAGATCCAACCTGGTCACGCAGAGCGGCGATGTCGGTCTGGATCTTGGTCCGGTCAACGTTTTCTTCCTGAGCTGAAACGATCAGTTCTTTCATGTCCTGAAGAACGCTCGTGATTTGCTCAGACGCCGAACGTGCAACACCGACAGAAGAGTTACCGAGATTCAGTGAGTCCTGGATCTGCTTGAAGCTCTCAACGTCCGTAGACATGACCGTTGAAATCGCCCAGATCGCGGCGTTGTCCTTAGCAGACGAAACTTTTTTACCAGTCGAGATTTCAGACTGGACCATTGCGAGATCTTTATTGATGCCGCGCAATGTTTCGAGCGCAACCATGGCGCTATTATTAGTGAGAATACTAGACATTGATGCTGTTCCTATATTGGTGTGGTCCTAAGAGGGACTCTTTGTTCAATGTCATCCTGACAGCCCTTTTACGGCAAACCACTCTTGGTTGTATTTTCCTGTTTACTATTACAGGGTGTACATTTTCTTAATGCTAAGCTTTGCTCTCGAAGCCGCCGACCGAGTCTGAAAATTTCACCCGGCTACCGACGGAATTGTACGATCCAACCAGCGTATCCGACTGCATGCGGCCCAACCGCGTCAGGATGCGTCCGAGTCCGTGACGCATGGCTTCAAGGTGCCGACTGTGCTCACTCGCGGTGGCTTGCACCTTCTGAATACGATTAATCATAGCGGGCGGCTGCTGAGACAATGCGCCCGATTCAATCGCCGTTGTTAACTGATTGAAGTGCTCGAGTTTGATTTTGGCGAGCTCTCCGAGTTCAGTGAGATTTCCGGCAACAATGAATTCCGCCTCTCTTTCAAATAAAGATTCAATAGAGGCGAGACAGGCTTCTAGTTGTTCGGTGGTCATGCTCATGAGTCCGTCTCCACCTTTGCATCTATCGGCGTTGGCGCGGTATCCTGCTGATCCAGAAGACCAAGCGGGTGTTGTTTGGCAATGTCCTCGGCGATCGCTTCGACAAAGTATCTTGAGAACATCGCGGCGCCGTCTCCGCCCCCGAGCGTCAGGGCTTTTTCAAGCCCGGTATGGGTGAGAAGCTCGGCCCAGAGCAACTGCTCGAAACGGATATTGGTGTCTTCTTCCGTGGAGAGTTTCGGCTGCGTTGGCGCCTGCGCTAGGCTGGTCGGCAGGACATTGATCGGCGGTGTTGTGGTCATTCCTAGACCCTCGAATGCTTAATCGTTTTTAAACTTAAAGTTGTTAATTCAGTCTTTACGCCCCCTTGTTGTATTGGGGCCAGTCAGGATGACGCTAAATGATATCGATCTTACCTTCTGAAGGCTTGGCGCCCGCTCAGGCTGCGCCCAAGCAAAACAAACTCTCAGACCCTTCGTCGCCATCAGAGCAGCCCTCCTTTTCGGATATGGTTGCCCGCGATCCGTCCGATGGTCCTGATACGAACGCGTCTGATCCGAAATCCGATGCGCCCGTCGCCGACCCAACCTCGATGGGTGACAGGGAGCCGGCGCAAACGGCCATTCAGTCCGAGATTGCAAACCCGCAGATCGACTCTGAGCAGATCGATCCCGCACGCGCGCAAATCGAAGGGGCAGAGACCTCACAGACCGAACTCAAGACAAAATCCGCGCCTGGTCTGGCAACCGCCGAGCCTTCGATTCCTTCCTCGAAGGATGCAGCTGGCGCCCCGACTCTTGCCGCGGCGGAGGGATTGCCCGAAAGTGACGCGGACATGGCCCTGTCAACCAAACGTGCACAGGCCGCGATCGCGCCAGGCACTGCAACGATTGAGCAGGCCCAAGCGGCCAAATCGAACGCCAGTCCAGACTCAACAACTGGTCCCGATTTGCGCGCTTCGTCAGACAGTTCGGTCGAGGCAATCGCCAAACCTGCACGCTCAGTTCCGGAGGCGGTTCCGCAACCGACCACCGCACGTCCGGCGCCGGAAGCCGCAGAAGAAACGTTGCGGATTGTGCGTCAACAAGGCGGAATCGATCTGCCACCGCATGATGTCAAACTTTCGCAATTGGCGAGCGAGGCAGATGCCGTTGCCAGTACGCCTAAGGGCCTGTTCGCGGCCATCACCGGCGATATTAC
This DNA window, taken from Hyphomonas sp. Mor2, encodes the following:
- a CDS encoding flagellin; amino-acid sequence: MSSILTNNSAMVALETLRGINKDLAMVQSEISTGKKVSSAKDNAAIWAISTVMSTDVESFKQIQDSLNLGNSSVGVARSASEQITSVLQDMKELIVSAQEENVDRTKIQTDIAALRDQVGSIVGAAQFNGLNLIDGASTDDVSVLASLDRTSAGTVNASYINVARADLSISNSSTAATYGGTAVTDLSLIDNGGTNAGTADTVADAATQTITIASVADGNGYRIELDDTGTNNNIGVRTFEYVAGASDSANSVAANLETQLSNFLAATGQTDYVVSRTDNAISITNNSGDTVDITSFSSTGGTAGVSAGGLGDLATIDVTTDTGATAALTSIETLLGQSIDAAAGFGSAQKRIETQSEFVQTMVDSLTTGIGGLTDTDMEAASAKLQALQVQQQLGTQALSIANQAPQSLLSLFR
- a CDS encoding flagellar hook-length control protein FliK → MISILPSEGLAPAQAAPKQNKLSDPSSPSEQPSFSDMVARDPSDGPDTNASDPKSDAPVADPTSMGDREPAQTAIQSEIANPQIDSEQIDPARAQIEGAETSQTELKTKSAPGLATAEPSIPSSKDAAGAPTLAAAEGLPESDADMALSTKRAQAAIAPGTATIEQAQAAKSNASPDSTTGPDLRASSDSSVEAIAKPARSVPEAVPQPTTARPAPEAAEETLRIVRQQGGIDLPPHDVKLSQLASEADAVASTPKGLFAAITGDITGNAATTALPEAPISLGQATSTSAPAVTSGLTPVAPSVPIAAPSEVNSIILNALKNGAEPREQIIVQLDPPELGRVAIDFKFDAQGLQQITVTSENPEALRRLRELHFELTAALKEHGLSEQNLSFQQQADGQSQSTWQMSEPARSSDMFSAAEEAPAPAQIVRSNAAYTRPDRLDLTL
- a CDS encoding flagellar biosynthesis repressor FlbT, yielding MSGLMLKLAPGERFIINGTMLENGDRPGRIRVPGPDVMVLRCRDALKPEEVDTPVKQVYYAIQLLITKDLEEEDTLSALFRACDDLKGAFAHIKPDLIPTLCEMLRRGNYYSALCYLKQVIELEAQLLGQENSGALAA
- a CDS encoding flagellar basal body rod C-terminal domain-containing protein, yielding MNPFDFSMQQAVAGMRTQSQRITVGAENVSNADTPGYRRKILVSEPPSGSQVSFAALRTVLDQTPGATEFNPEHPMADQQGYVTLSNVSLVTEMADLREASRSYEANLNSFQQARTMYNSLLDVLRR
- a CDS encoding flagellar biosynthesis regulator FlaF translates to MQALAHKAYGEVRNRTADNKSLEHALFQQITDGLIAAKDLEKTDPSTWADAVNRNLELWTLLATDLLHPENQLNEATRKSLLELSIFVRRASMKILSGEGDIADLIEINESIMGGLKG
- a CDS encoding DUF1217 domain-containing protein, with the translated sequence MVFQPVIPLSGFGGWNFLQSTYESQLQTYSNSPQIKNDIDYFTEKFAEPMAVEDFLSDPRLRRISMTAYGLAGEEWKTGYVRTVLDEVQDPASTFLARLNNPQYSRFAEALRPVDGKILLTLPNLQDLTARFAAESFELAVGEQDNAMRLSLNYQDEISQLVTDGSTDQTVLYRLLGSVPVRTVLESALGLPTEMQQLDLDQQARILDEKLKSQFGLSSVQDLKDPDVVDRMVSRYMALDGLNRNAAATGPAQTALVLLGNAVGFGSIASQNLFLSRF
- a CDS encoding FliI/YscN family ATPase; this translates as MTEILPGMISLAGISHASGIGDSVIIEKPGQNLIGEIMTVTGDGAKVLMYSSTDALRIGDRAFVSHQDHVDIGDHWLGALIDYRGQVLMRRVPEVARSVAVTVPLQRDPVSPAERKPLGTRMMTGLNVTDTLLPICRGQRIGLFAGSGVGKSTLLGRLAGGMNADRVVIALIGERSREVQEFIDSVLPPEILPKTTVIAATASEPPGAKKRAAYCAMAAAEYYRDQGHSVLLLFDSLTRFAEAHRETALMAGETPALNAFPPSTVRVVSELAERTGPGAKGSGDITAIFSVLVAGSDFEEPVADMVRGILDGHIVLSRKIAERGHYPAIDVLRSVSRSLPKAATDEQNQMLSIFRRLMTTYEEIAPMVRAGLFEFGTDPQADLAHALHQSLDQFLTEPSNGIEMSFEYLKGLLTPALEGPPPPHQPTDLKPA
- a CDS encoding flagellar biosynthesis protein FlgB, with amino-acid sequence MLSDMSLFQIYGAMARHAAEAQKTSAGNLARANEPGYKAVEVESFAEFMARTSHQPDGVDFSQGFEQRLTAGPAAPNGNTVSIEEEVFKSAEAVGKHTMALNVYTKSMDLMKLALGRRT